In a genomic window of Gloeocapsopsis dulcis:
- the fabG gene encoding 3-oxoacyl-[acyl-carrier-protein] reductase has protein sequence MEALPENLQRLREQVAIVTGASRGIGKAIALSLASEGASVVVNYASSSNAAEQVVEEIAAGGGSAIALQADVSKADQVEALVNAVMEKWNRIDVLVNNAGITRDTLLLRMKPEDWQAVIDLNLTGVFLCTRAVSKIMLKQRSGRMISITSVAGQMGNPGQANYSAAKAGVIGFTKTVAKEFAPRGITVNAVAPGFIATDMTGNLSNTEEILKFIPLGRYGQPDEVAGMVRFLAADPAAGYITGQVFNVDGGMVMA, from the coding sequence ATGGAAGCATTGCCAGAAAATTTGCAACGATTACGTGAGCAAGTAGCAATCGTGACTGGTGCTTCGCGGGGAATTGGAAAAGCGATCGCCCTCAGTTTAGCGAGTGAAGGTGCAAGTGTCGTTGTTAACTATGCAAGTTCTAGTAATGCAGCCGAACAAGTTGTTGAAGAGATCGCCGCAGGAGGAGGAAGTGCGATCGCGCTGCAAGCTGACGTATCGAAAGCCGATCAAGTCGAGGCGCTGGTTAATGCTGTTATGGAAAAATGGAACCGCATTGACGTACTTGTTAACAATGCGGGAATTACTCGCGATACGCTGTTATTACGGATGAAGCCAGAAGATTGGCAAGCAGTTATTGACCTCAACCTCACAGGTGTTTTTCTGTGTACTCGTGCTGTTAGTAAAATAATGCTTAAACAGCGCAGTGGAAGGATGATTAGTATTACCTCCGTTGCTGGTCAAATGGGAAATCCAGGGCAAGCAAACTACAGTGCTGCTAAAGCTGGAGTCATTGGATTTACAAAGACTGTTGCTAAAGAATTTGCCCCACGTGGAATTACAGTCAATGCCGTTGCGCCAGGATTTATTGCTACTGATATGACGGGTAATCTCAGTAATACGGAAGAAATTCTTAAATTTATTCCTCTTGGTCGCTACGGTCAACCTGATGAAGTCGCTGGTATGGTGCGCTTTCTCGCTGCCGATCCTGCTGCTGGTTACATTACAGGACAAGTGTTTAATGTCGATGGTGGTATGGTAATGGCGTGA
- the trxA gene encoding thioredoxin, producing MATKQQFKNFEELLAQSHVPVLVDFYADWCGPCQMMAAILERVNTQFQQQLRVVKIDTEKYPEVASQHQVQALPTLVLFKHGQAVERIEGVMPADALIQKLQTLL from the coding sequence ATGGCAACTAAGCAACAGTTCAAAAACTTTGAAGAATTATTGGCTCAATCGCATGTTCCGGTATTAGTCGATTTTTATGCAGACTGGTGTGGTCCTTGTCAGATGATGGCTGCAATTTTAGAGCGAGTCAACACTCAGTTCCAGCAACAACTGCGCGTTGTGAAAATTGATACGGAGAAGTATCCTGAAGTCGCCAGTCAGCATCAAGTTCAAGCATTACCAACATTAGTGCTGTTTAAACACGGTCAAGCTGTAGAACGCATTGAGGGTGTCATGCCAGCAGATGCTTTAATTCAAAAGCTACAAACGTTGCTGTAG
- the prmA gene encoding 50S ribosomal protein L11 methyltransferase, whose protein sequence is MTNTWCELQIVCNPVLEETVFWQLEQFGFRGMASEKKGDVCLIRAYLSSQEVQAVDLAALLQKLSENATSMGLAAPEMHQRSLDEEDWANSWKQYWHPQEIGDRFLVNPAWLPTPDTERIILRLDPGVAFGTGNHQTTQLCLEALEDHINSEAIIADIGCGSGILSIAALLLGASKVYAVDVDPLAVQSTASNRELNSISPECLIVEQGSVEQLVSLISAPVDGIVCNILAEVIIKLIPQWNAIAHASTWGILSGILVSQAQAVNDTLNQQGWRVTSQLQKQDWCCLNIRRT, encoded by the coding sequence ATGACGAATACTTGGTGTGAATTACAGATTGTTTGCAATCCTGTGCTAGAAGAAACTGTTTTCTGGCAATTAGAGCAATTTGGGTTTCGGGGAATGGCAAGCGAGAAAAAAGGAGATGTTTGCCTGATCCGAGCGTATTTGTCGTCGCAGGAAGTGCAAGCAGTCGATTTAGCGGCATTATTGCAAAAATTAAGTGAAAATGCCACGTCGATGGGTTTAGCAGCACCAGAGATGCACCAGCGATCGCTTGATGAAGAAGATTGGGCAAATAGTTGGAAGCAATATTGGCATCCGCAGGAAATTGGCGATCGCTTTTTAGTTAACCCCGCATGGCTACCAACACCCGATACTGAGCGTATTATCCTGCGTCTCGATCCTGGTGTCGCTTTTGGTACTGGCAACCATCAGACAACGCAATTGTGCCTCGAAGCACTCGAAGACCATATTAACAGTGAAGCTATTATTGCAGATATTGGCTGTGGCTCTGGAATTTTGTCAATTGCAGCATTACTTTTAGGTGCAAGTAAGGTTTATGCGGTTGATGTTGACCCCCTCGCAGTACAATCGACTGCAAGTAATCGCGAACTTAATTCAATTAGTCCAGAGTGTTTGATTGTTGAACAAGGCAGTGTTGAGCAGCTTGTATCCTTAATATCAGCACCAGTAGACGGCATTGTTTGTAACATTTTGGCAGAAGTCATTATCAAGTTAATTCCCCAATGGAATGCGATCGCCCATGCATCAACGTGGGGCATTCTTAGCGGAATTCTTGTCAGCCAAGCCCAGGCAGTTAATGATACTTTAAATCAGCAGGGCTGGCGTGTTACTAGCCAATTGCAAAAACAGGACTGGTGCTGTCTCAATATTCGCCGCACTTAA
- the serA gene encoding phosphoglycerate dehydrogenase, translating into MAKVLVSDPIDQAGIDILSQVATVDIKTGLSPEELVQIVPEYDALMIRSGSRVTQEIIEAGTQLKIIGRAGVGVDNVDVDAATRKGIVVVNSPEGNTIAAAEHALAMMLALSRYIPDANASVKSGDWDRKSFIGAEVYKKTLGIVGLGKIGSHVATAAKAMGMKLLAYDPFISTERADQLGCRLVEMDVLLQESDYITLHIPKTPETTHLINANAIAKMKPNARIINCSRGGIIDEAALYNALKERKIAGAALDVYETEPLGDSPLKSLEKQVILTPHLGASTTEAQVNVAIDVAEQIRDVLLGLPARSAVNIPGLGPDVLEELRPYMQLAETLGNLVGQLAGGRVEQLVVKLQGELATNKSQPIVVAALKGLLSQALRERVNYVNASIEAKERGIRVIETRDAAVRDYAGSLHLEAKGSLGEHSVTGALLGDSEIRITDIDEFPVNVPPSKHMLFTLHRDMPGIIGKIGSLLGSFNVNIASMQVGRKIVRGDAVMVLSLDDPLPDGILDEITKVSGIRDAYTVTL; encoded by the coding sequence ATGGCTAAAGTTCTCGTCTCCGATCCAATCGACCAGGCAGGAATCGATATCCTGTCTCAAGTTGCTACTGTTGATATAAAAACTGGACTATCACCAGAAGAATTGGTGCAGATTGTACCAGAATATGACGCATTAATGATTCGCTCTGGTAGCCGCGTTACCCAAGAAATTATTGAAGCGGGAACGCAGTTGAAAATTATTGGTAGAGCAGGCGTCGGAGTAGATAACGTAGACGTTGACGCCGCCACTCGCAAGGGAATTGTTGTCGTCAACTCCCCTGAAGGAAACACAATTGCAGCTGCAGAACATGCGCTAGCCATGATGCTAGCTTTATCGCGGTATATTCCCGATGCGAATGCTTCAGTCAAAAGTGGTGATTGGGATCGTAAAAGTTTTATTGGTGCAGAAGTTTACAAAAAGACTCTTGGCATCGTTGGTTTGGGTAAAATTGGCTCGCACGTCGCCACTGCTGCTAAAGCAATGGGCATGAAACTTTTGGCGTACGATCCGTTTATTTCTACAGAAAGAGCCGATCAGTTGGGCTGTCGCTTGGTTGAAATGGATGTATTGCTGCAAGAATCTGATTATATTACTTTGCACATACCCAAAACACCAGAAACAACCCACTTAATCAACGCAAATGCGATCGCTAAAATGAAACCCAATGCCCGTATCATTAACTGTTCGCGTGGGGGAATCATTGACGAAGCCGCATTGTATAACGCACTCAAAGAAAGAAAAATCGCGGGCGCAGCCCTTGATGTTTATGAAACAGAACCGTTAGGAGATTCACCGTTAAAGTCCCTAGAAAAACAAGTGATTCTCACTCCCCACTTAGGAGCATCTACCACTGAAGCACAAGTGAATGTCGCAATCGATGTCGCTGAACAAATTCGCGATGTTTTGCTCGGATTACCCGCACGATCGGCAGTTAATATTCCTGGGCTTGGTCCTGATGTTTTAGAAGAACTACGCCCGTATATGCAACTAGCAGAAACTTTGGGTAACTTGGTAGGACAGTTAGCTGGCGGAAGAGTAGAGCAACTCGTTGTCAAATTACAAGGAGAACTCGCAACAAACAAAAGCCAGCCTATTGTTGTCGCAGCACTCAAAGGTCTACTTTCGCAGGCGTTACGAGAACGAGTAAATTACGTTAATGCTTCTATTGAAGCAAAAGAACGCGGAATTCGGGTAATTGAAACGCGGGATGCAGCAGTTAGAGATTACGCAGGTTCGTTACACTTAGAAGCTAAAGGTTCTTTAGGCGAACATTCAGTGACAGGTGCTTTACTTGGTGATAGTGAAATTCGCATTACAGATATTGATGAATTTCCTGTCAATGTTCCTCCCAGTAAACATATGTTATTTACACTGCACCGCGATATGCCAGGGATTATTGGCAAAATTGGTTCGCTACTCGGTAGTTTTAATGTAAATATTGCCAGTATGCAAGTTGGACGCAAAATTGTGCGGGGTGATGCTGTCATGGTTTTGAGCCTTGACGATCCTCTACCCGATGGCATTTTAGATGAAATTACCAAAGTCTCAGGCATTCGAGATGCTTATACGGTGACATTGTAG
- a CDS encoding photosystem II S4 domain protein: MLPREELLKGVENRDSIARVIDQAQQAIKTWEVVLTDFLSPPELVEMQQVFSRLTEVQTIAWGGYPQAERQRVAIARAEIPLDLSHVIVAALEISGNFLFDTATHRDFLGAMLGTGIVRDKTGDIMVLGERGAQAIVAPELVEFLEMNLQQVRSVPVKTQRIELSELKIREPKKKELTTVEASLRLDAIASAGFGTSRSKMADMIDSGDVRVNWKEVTQASTQVKSGDLIAIRGKGRLEVGEVAVTKKERYRVQLTRYV; the protein is encoded by the coding sequence ATGTTACCGAGAGAAGAACTTTTAAAGGGCGTTGAAAACCGCGATAGTATTGCACGGGTAATAGATCAAGCACAACAGGCAATTAAAACTTGGGAAGTTGTGTTAACTGATTTTTTATCGCCTCCAGAACTAGTTGAAATGCAACAAGTTTTTAGCCGTTTAACTGAAGTACAAACGATCGCATGGGGAGGGTATCCGCAAGCCGAAAGGCAAAGAGTTGCGATCGCCCGCGCTGAAATACCTCTAGATTTGTCGCACGTTATTGTCGCTGCGCTGGAGATTTCGGGTAATTTTCTGTTTGATACTGCAACTCACCGCGATTTTTTGGGCGCAATGCTTGGTACTGGGATTGTTCGTGATAAAACCGGTGACATTATGGTTTTGGGCGAACGTGGTGCGCAGGCTATTGTTGCGCCGGAACTTGTAGAGTTTTTGGAGATGAATCTCCAGCAGGTTCGTTCGGTTCCTGTGAAAACACAACGAATTGAATTAAGTGAACTGAAGATTCGCGAACCCAAGAAGAAAGAATTAACAACAGTTGAAGCTTCCTTGCGGTTAGATGCGATCGCCTCTGCCGGATTTGGGACTTCCCGTAGCAAAATGGCTGATATGATTGACTCTGGCGATGTGCGCGTTAACTGGAAAGAAGTTACTCAAGCAAGCACGCAGGTTAAATCGGGAGACTTAATTGCCATTCGCGGTAAAGGGCGCTTAGAAGTGGGAGAAGTTGCTGTCACTAAAAAAGAACGCTACCGCGTGCAGCTAACACGGTATGTATAA
- a CDS encoding SDR family NAD(P)-dependent oxidoreductase: MTTALITGASTGIGAAFAQELATRKTNLVLVARSLEKLQQLATQLQTQYQISVEVIAQDLTAPQAGQAVFDTLASKGMAIDLLVNNAGFGEYGDFIELDRERQLNMIQLNILALVDLTHQFLPGMRQRRSGNIINMSSVAAFQSMPYFSVYAATKSFILSFSEALWAENRQYGVRIIAVCPGPTDTSFFKDAEFPSILVNIAEKNYTSTEVVVREALAALAKEHPVVVPGDLRNQILANVPRFLPREAITTFWKTVLGRRK; this comes from the coding sequence ATGACAACTGCATTAATCACAGGTGCCTCTACGGGTATTGGCGCTGCTTTTGCTCAAGAACTAGCTACTCGAAAGACAAATCTAGTTTTAGTAGCGCGATCGCTTGAAAAACTCCAACAGCTAGCAACACAACTACAAACGCAATACCAAATTTCAGTAGAGGTGATTGCCCAAGACTTAACCGCGCCACAAGCAGGGCAAGCTGTGTTCGATACCTTGGCTAGTAAAGGCATGGCAATTGATCTCCTCGTCAACAATGCAGGCTTTGGCGAATACGGTGACTTTATTGAACTAGATCGCGAACGACAGTTGAATATGATTCAGCTAAACATTCTGGCGTTAGTAGATTTAACGCATCAATTCTTGCCAGGAATGCGGCAGCGCCGTTCAGGAAATATTATCAATATGTCCTCTGTTGCTGCGTTTCAATCAATGCCTTACTTTAGTGTTTATGCTGCAACAAAGTCATTTATCCTGAGTTTTAGTGAAGCTTTATGGGCAGAAAATCGTCAGTACGGTGTCCGGATTATCGCAGTTTGCCCAGGACCAACTGACACAAGTTTTTTCAAAGATGCAGAATTCCCGTCAATTTTAGTCAATATTGCGGAAAAGAACTATACTTCAACAGAAGTCGTTGTTCGTGAAGCTTTAGCAGCTTTAGCAAAAGAGCATCCCGTTGTTGTTCCTGGCGATTTGCGAAACCAAATTTTAGCAAATGTACCGCGATTCTTACCAAGAGAAGCCATTACAACTTTTTGGAAAACAGTTTTAGGGCGTAGAAAGTAG
- a CDS encoding alanine/glycine:cation symporter family protein — protein sequence MRQYSLLRVLRKSPIFSVVLLLAVSGTALAAEETTVDNGFLAGIDVVFSGLVDALSQVLFFSVAGLPFIVLWLIVGAVFFTLRMGFINFRGFGHAISVVQGHYDNPSETGEVTHFQALSAALSATVGLGNIAGVAIAIQLGGPGAMFWMTVAGLLGMSSKFVECTLGQKYRLVSPDGTVSGGPMRYLSRGLGELGLRPFGRLLAGLFAVLCIGGSFGGGNMFQANQSYAAIAGVVPLFEGRSWLYGLILGAMVALVIIGGIRRIGGVAERLVPAMCLVYVLAALWIILSNLPQVPAAFGTIVQEAFVPQAVTGGFVGVLVQGFRRASFSNEAGVGSAAIAHSAARTEEPIREGIVALLEPFIDTVVICNMTALVVVITGVYTEQTNSGVQLTSTAFASVITWFPIILSLAVFLFAFSTMISWSYYGERCWAYLFGDRSTLVYKVIFVIFVFIGSVVNLGAVLDFSDMMILSMAFPNILGCYLLSGKVAADLESYMKRLNTGQMPVYR from the coding sequence ATGAGACAATATTCGCTTTTACGGGTGCTGCGAAAATCCCCTATATTTTCAGTAGTGCTGCTATTGGCTGTGTCAGGAACAGCTTTAGCAGCAGAAGAGACCACAGTAGACAATGGATTTCTAGCTGGAATTGATGTTGTGTTTTCCGGTTTGGTAGATGCTTTGTCGCAGGTACTGTTTTTCAGTGTTGCAGGTTTACCATTTATCGTCCTGTGGTTAATTGTCGGTGCAGTTTTCTTTACACTGCGGATGGGCTTTATTAACTTTCGTGGTTTTGGTCACGCGATCTCTGTCGTTCAAGGTCATTACGATAATCCATCTGAGACAGGAGAGGTGACTCACTTTCAAGCTTTATCAGCAGCACTTTCAGCAACTGTTGGGTTAGGAAATATTGCTGGGGTGGCGATCGCAATTCAGCTAGGTGGACCAGGCGCGATGTTCTGGATGACAGTTGCTGGATTACTAGGAATGTCGAGTAAATTTGTTGAGTGTACGCTTGGTCAAAAATATCGCTTGGTGTCACCTGATGGTACAGTCTCTGGTGGTCCAATGCGCTATCTATCGCGCGGTTTAGGAGAACTCGGACTACGACCTTTTGGCAGGCTGCTTGCTGGTTTATTTGCAGTTTTATGCATCGGTGGCTCCTTTGGCGGCGGTAATATGTTTCAGGCAAACCAGTCTTATGCAGCAATCGCTGGAGTTGTCCCTTTGTTTGAGGGACGCAGCTGGCTATATGGGCTAATTTTGGGAGCTATGGTTGCTTTGGTGATTATTGGTGGTATTCGTCGTATTGGTGGAGTTGCAGAAAGACTCGTCCCTGCAATGTGCTTAGTGTATGTTTTAGCCGCATTGTGGATTATTCTAAGTAACTTACCGCAAGTTCCTGCTGCTTTTGGCACAATCGTGCAAGAAGCCTTTGTTCCTCAAGCAGTGACAGGAGGTTTTGTGGGAGTATTAGTGCAAGGGTTCCGGCGGGCTTCCTTCTCTAACGAAGCTGGTGTCGGTTCAGCGGCGATCGCCCATTCTGCAGCCCGTACAGAAGAACCGATTCGCGAAGGAATTGTTGCTTTATTAGAACCATTTATTGACACTGTAGTGATTTGTAACATGACGGCGCTAGTCGTTGTGATTACTGGTGTATACACTGAGCAAACCAATAGCGGGGTACAGCTAACTAGTACTGCTTTTGCTTCGGTAATTACCTGGTTTCCAATTATTTTGTCACTCGCGGTGTTTCTATTTGCCTTCTCAACGATGATTTCCTGGAGTTACTATGGTGAGCGTTGTTGGGCTTACTTGTTTGGCGATCGCTCTACGTTAGTTTACAAAGTAATTTTCGTTATCTTTGTCTTCATCGGATCTGTCGTCAACTTGGGTGCTGTTCTCGACTTCAGTGACATGATGATCTTGTCTATGGCTTTTCCTAACATCCTGGGTTGCTATCTATTGTCTGGAAAGGTAGCAGCAGATTTAGAAAGCTATATGAAACGCTTGAACACTGGGCAAATGCCAGTCTATAGATAA
- a CDS encoding universal stress protein: MTWLQKNRVLVPIDFSEESFAALNPAREFVQDSSQLYVLHVLSHLHPAEPGVVWNTIDDETRKKHAQEALYERLKNSEYQGAHLGILVGDPSSKIIDYAQEINADLIVIPSHGRTGLSRFFLGSVAERVIRFAHCPVVVLRK; this comes from the coding sequence ATGACCTGGCTACAGAAAAACCGTGTTTTAGTCCCAATTGACTTTTCTGAAGAATCGTTTGCTGCTCTTAACCCAGCACGAGAATTTGTGCAAGATTCCTCTCAGTTGTATGTGTTGCATGTTCTTTCTCATCTTCACCCTGCTGAACCAGGAGTTGTATGGAACACGATAGATGACGAGACACGTAAAAAACACGCGCAAGAAGCACTATACGAGCGCCTCAAAAACTCAGAATATCAGGGCGCTCATCTAGGTATTTTGGTTGGCGATCCTAGCTCCAAAATTATTGACTACGCTCAGGAAATCAACGCTGATTTGATAGTTATACCATCTCACGGACGTACTGGTCTTAGTCGTTTCTTTCTTGGTTCAGTAGCAGAACGAGTCATTCGATTTGCTCATTGCCCAGTTGTTGTTTTACGAAAATAA
- a CDS encoding sulfotransferase family 2 domain-containing protein, translated as MASLNQDSNQEKSIIFLHIPKASGSTLHNIIERQYSSKVIYSIDGLNVIDSTNKFKNLPEEQRQRIKVLKGHMSFGLHEYLPQPSTYITMLRDPVDRVISHYYYVIRNPQHRLHKQVKDNKITLQEYVSNGITTEVNNSQTRILAAVNKSKVGFDEITGKALEKAKQNLETHFSVIGITEKFDETLILLKKIFDWKTPFYVRENVTKNRQPKENIPQETLEIIQRYNQLDIQLYQYAQHQLKQQISQYSGNFERELTAFKLMNQQYGNIYPLYRSVMRKFKTFTSK; from the coding sequence ATGGCAAGCTTAAATCAAGACTCTAATCAAGAAAAGTCAATAATCTTTCTACATATTCCCAAAGCTTCTGGTAGTACGCTACATAATATAATCGAACGACAGTATTCGTCTAAAGTTATTTATTCTATTGATGGTTTAAACGTTATAGATTCAACGAATAAGTTTAAAAATTTACCTGAAGAACAGAGACAAAGAATCAAAGTCTTGAAAGGGCATATGAGTTTTGGTTTGCATGAGTATCTACCGCAGCCCTCTACTTATATTACAATGCTACGAGATCCAGTAGACAGAGTCATTTCTCACTACTACTATGTAATTCGTAACCCTCAGCACAGATTACATAAACAAGTAAAAGATAACAAAATAACTTTACAAGAATATGTAAGTAATGGCATCACTACTGAGGTTAATAATAGTCAAACTAGAATACTGGCAGCAGTAAATAAATCAAAGGTAGGCTTTGATGAAATTACTGGGAAAGCTTTAGAAAAAGCTAAGCAAAACTTAGAAACACATTTTTCTGTTATAGGAATTACAGAAAAGTTTGATGAAACACTTATCTTACTAAAGAAAATTTTTGACTGGAAAACACCGTTTTATGTTAGAGAGAATGTAACTAAAAATCGGCAGCCTAAAGAAAATATACCACAGGAAACTTTAGAGATTATTCAACGCTACAACCAGTTAGATATTCAGCTTTACCAATATGCACAACATCAACTTAAACAGCAGATTTCTCAGTATTCAGGTAACTTTGAAAGAGAACTTACAGCTTTCAAATTAATGAATCAGCAGTATGGTAATATATATCCTCTTTATCGCTCTGTTATGCGGAAATTTAAGACTTTTACTAGTAAATGA
- a CDS encoding RNA-guided endonuclease InsQ/TnpB family protein: MYLYGYQQMLLHPNIKLKSVLEFICQQANSLINCGIYSARQLYFKADKLIGKYDKDSAEYKTNKHFKALYSQAAQQILRTVAESFESFKKLKQAFNRGELTNKPKPPKYRKSGGLALVTYPKQAVKLKDNQIRIPLGKQVKCWFGLDSFVIPMPSNLKFADIKELRILPRNGCFYAEFIYKLEQVNVSLDKDKVLGIDPGLNNWLTCLSNTGLSFIVDGKYVKSLNRWYNKQSTLKENKPQGFWSKKLADITGQLNRRKVIRFQPTTQYPFRIPRHLCGGEVKSNHCSLLLLT, from the coding sequence ATGTATTTGTACGGTTATCAACAGATGTTGCTGCACCCAAATATCAAATTAAAATCAGTCTTAGAATTTATTTGCCAACAAGCAAATAGTTTAATTAATTGCGGTATCTATTCTGCCAGACAGTTATATTTTAAGGCAGATAAACTAATTGGCAAGTACGACAAAGACAGCGCAGAGTACAAAACCAATAAGCACTTTAAAGCTTTGTACTCGCAAGCGGCACAACAAATACTTAGAACTGTTGCTGAGTCATTTGAGTCATTCAAGAAGCTAAAACAGGCTTTTAATCGAGGAGAATTGACAAATAAACCAAAACCTCCAAAGTATAGAAAATCTGGGGGTTTAGCGCTGGTAACTTATCCTAAACAAGCTGTAAAACTGAAAGATAACCAGATCCGTATCCCTTTAGGCAAACAAGTTAAGTGCTGGTTTGGCTTAGATAGCTTTGTTATTCCCATGCCATCTAACTTAAAGTTTGCAGACATCAAGGAATTGCGAATCCTACCTAGAAATGGCTGTTTTTATGCTGAGTTTATCTATAAGTTAGAACAGGTTAATGTCTCTCTAGATAAAGACAAAGTGCTAGGTATCGATCCAGGTTTAAATAACTGGCTAACTTGCCTTTCTAATACAGGACTAAGCTTTATTGTTGACGGCAAGTACGTTAAGTCCCTAAATCGTTGGTACAACAAGCAATCTACACTCAAAGAGAATAAGCCACAAGGTTTCTGGTCTAAAAAACTAGCAGATATCACTGGTCAGCTAAACAGACGCAAAGTGATACGGTTTCAACCTACCACGCAGTATCCGTTTAGAATCCCCCGTCATTTATGCGGAGGAGAAGTCAAAAGTAATCATTGTAGCCTGCTGCTCTTAACATAA
- a CDS encoding DUF4258 domain-containing protein produces the protein MQEIFILTEHAQERLQKRKIKQEWILRAIQEPDLTRPHENLPDREHVFKKIEEYEGRVLKVVKSKEGLPFTIYTVHVDRGMKGKV, from the coding sequence ATGCAAGAAATCTTTATCCTCACTGAACACGCACAAGAGAGGTTACAGAAAAGAAAAATAAAGCAGGAATGGATACTTCGAGCTATACAAGAACCAGATTTAACACGACCTCATGAGAATCTTCCTGACCGTGAACACGTATTCAAGAAAATTGAGGAGTATGAAGGTAGGGTTCTTAAGGTTGTTAAATCTAAAGAAGGACTACCATTCACTATCTATACGGTTCACGTTGATAGAGGTATGAAGGGTAAGGTTTGA
- a CDS encoding DUF2283 domain-containing protein gives MKIDYSTDAVYIEFNTKPAVDSIEIVDGVIFDLDEDDEVTGVEILDLKYKTPEQIKKIHQYTEYPIKPEYLQQLKDLFGSAIPCGV, from the coding sequence ATGAAAATTGATTATAGTACCGATGCGGTTTACATTGAATTTAACACCAAGCCAGCAGTAGATTCTATTGAAATAGTAGACGGTGTTATTTTTGACCTGGATGAAGATGATGAGGTTACTGGTGTTGAAATACTTGATTTGAAGTACAAGACACCAGAACAGATTAAGAAGATTCATCAATACACTGAATACCCTATCAAGCCTGAGTATCTGCAACAGTTAAAAGATTTATTTGGCAGTGCTATTCCGTGTGGTGTGTAG
- a CDS encoding ABC transporter ATP-binding protein encodes MTLKASSPNRLSTHRLTLAYDKAAIIKNLDLAIPKGKMTALVGANGCGKSTLLRGLARLLKPRSGAVYLDAKDVFKLSTKQVAKQLGILGQSPVAPEGLTVRDLVACGRYPYQSWLQQWSPEDEQLVELALKITAMTEFAERELDTLSGGQRQRAWIAMALAQDTEILLLDEPTTFLDLAHQIEVLDLLQELNHAQGRTLVMVLHDLNQACRYVDYVVALKQGGIYAHGTPQEVMTEEMVREVFRLDSRIIADPVAGTPMCIPLSRKVKGAIA; translated from the coding sequence ATGACTTTGAAAGCTTCCTCGCCAAACCGACTATCAACTCACCGTCTTACGCTTGCTTACGACAAAGCAGCAATTATCAAAAACTTGGATCTGGCAATTCCCAAAGGGAAAATGACCGCTTTAGTGGGTGCAAATGGCTGCGGTAAATCAACTCTATTACGAGGGTTGGCAAGATTACTCAAACCGCGATCGGGGGCTGTGTACCTAGATGCAAAAGATGTGTTTAAATTATCGACTAAACAAGTTGCTAAGCAATTGGGTATTCTTGGGCAATCACCTGTTGCTCCAGAAGGTTTGACAGTTAGAGATTTAGTCGCTTGCGGACGATATCCTTATCAAAGTTGGCTGCAGCAATGGTCGCCAGAAGATGAGCAGTTGGTAGAGTTAGCGTTAAAAATTACAGCAATGACAGAGTTTGCTGAACGCGAACTTGATACACTATCTGGTGGACAACGACAACGCGCTTGGATTGCAATGGCGCTAGCACAGGATACGGAAATTTTGCTGTTGGATGAACCAACGACTTTTTTGGACTTGGCGCATCAAATTGAGGTGTTGGATTTGTTGCAGGAGTTGAATCACGCACAAGGTAGAACTTTGGTGATGGTGTTGCATGATTTAAATCAAGCTTGTCGGTATGTAGATTATGTAGTCGCGCTGAAGCAGGGCGGGATTTATGCACACGGAACTCCTCAAGAGGTGATGACGGAGGAGATGGTGCGTGAGGTATTTAGATTGGATTCTCGGATTATTGCTGATCCAGTTGCGGGAACGCCGATGTGTATTCCTTTGAGTCGGAAGGTGAAAGGTGCGATCGCTTGA